Proteins found in one Gordonia sp. PDNC005 genomic segment:
- a CDS encoding acyl-CoA dehydrogenase family protein: MTDPIDPIDRTDYVPTLLLDEVEEDLRAAVRDLLSRRVGVDQLIAAYDGVKLPDFWSEMTGLGLAGLLIGEEFGGAGATPAVASVVLEELGALPVRTPMLTSAVVATTVLQESGDTVLLPGLADGSVVAALAVPLSADPYSTVPAVEVGEGGLTGTVRSVAGAEAATVLIVPGSDGALYAVDRTDAVVASVVSLDMTRPVSDVTFDAAPGRRITDDADSAARAGLRLGAALLASEQAGVARWCVTETVGYLQQRRQFGRVVGGFQAIKHRLADLYADTEQASAIARAAAVTATDLGVDHEEAALMSAVAAAYNGDHAVRAAEEAVQLHGGIGMTWEHPAHLYLKRAKADQIAFGTPGRHRAALADLADVPA, encoded by the coding sequence ATGACCGACCCCATCGACCCCATCGACCGCACTGACTACGTGCCGACGCTGCTGCTCGACGAGGTGGAGGAGGATCTGCGTGCAGCGGTCCGCGATCTGCTGTCCCGCCGTGTCGGCGTCGATCAGTTGATCGCCGCGTACGACGGCGTGAAACTGCCCGACTTCTGGTCGGAGATGACGGGCCTCGGACTCGCCGGACTCCTGATCGGTGAGGAGTTCGGCGGGGCAGGCGCGACCCCGGCGGTGGCGTCGGTCGTCCTCGAGGAGTTGGGCGCACTGCCCGTCCGCACCCCCATGCTGACCAGCGCCGTCGTCGCGACCACGGTCCTTCAGGAGTCAGGTGACACTGTCTTGCTGCCTGGTCTGGCGGACGGGTCGGTCGTCGCAGCTCTTGCAGTCCCGTTGTCGGCTGATCCGTACTCGACCGTCCCGGCGGTGGAGGTCGGGGAGGGCGGTCTCACCGGGACTGTGCGGTCGGTCGCAGGCGCGGAAGCCGCGACGGTGCTCATCGTCCCCGGCTCGGACGGTGCCCTCTACGCCGTCGACCGGACCGACGCCGTGGTCGCGTCGGTCGTGTCGCTCGACATGACCCGGCCGGTCTCCGACGTGACGTTCGACGCTGCGCCAGGTCGCCGGATCACCGACGACGCGGACTCGGCGGCCCGCGCCGGCCTGCGGCTCGGTGCGGCACTCCTCGCGTCCGAGCAGGCGGGGGTAGCCCGCTGGTGCGTGACCGAAACAGTTGGTTACCTGCAGCAGCGTCGCCAGTTCGGACGCGTTGTTGGAGGGTTCCAGGCGATAAAGCATCGGCTCGCCGATCTGTACGCCGATACCGAACAGGCATCGGCGATCGCCCGAGCGGCCGCCGTGACTGCAACCGACCTCGGCGTTGATCATGAGGAGGCGGCGCTGATGAGCGCGGTCGCGGCCGCATACAACGGCGATCACGCGGTACGAGCCGCGGAGGAGGCGGTGCAGCTGCACGGAGGTATCGGCATGACGTGGGAGCACCCCGCTCACCTGTATCTGAAGCGGGCGAAGGCAGATCAGATCGCCTTCGGAACCCCTGGACGGCACCGCGCCGCACTCGCCGACCTGGCCGACGTCCCGGCCTGA
- a CDS encoding long-chain fatty acid--CoA ligase, translating to MSFNLAIMLQESVTAAPSAPMLYQGETTITYGEVDDRSRRVATALRERGLRPGDKVAVQVPNVPEFVYAYFGILRAGLTMVPLNPLFTAREMAYHLDDSDTRLLITSVFSLAGAVEGAAEAGVSDVVVVPLGPELPDGSVAFDSLLDADPFDDLHPTSADDTAVLLYTSGTTGRPKGAELTHYQLYMNCTVAPELFGMTASDVSIGVLPLFHVFGLSSVLNATTRWGASVALLPRFDATAVLDEIERRRATVFAGVPTMYVALAEADATGRDLSTLRAAVSGGASIPGEVIKAVEAKFTGLVVLEGYGLSETASTTTFNVSATERKVLSIGKPVWGVEMKVIDDEGNSLPAGSDNVGQLLVRGHNIMKGYYKRPDATADALRNGWLHTGDLGYRDNEGYYFVVDRLKDMIVRGGYNVYPREIEEVLYSHPDVVEAAVIGAPDDRLGEEVVAYVAVRDGADLSEADLIAFSKGQLAAYKYPRSVVFVTELPKGATGKILKRELRTS from the coding sequence ATGTCATTCAACCTGGCGATCATGCTGCAGGAGTCGGTGACGGCGGCGCCGTCCGCGCCGATGCTGTACCAAGGCGAGACGACGATCACCTACGGCGAGGTCGACGACCGGTCGCGTCGTGTCGCGACCGCGTTGCGTGAGCGCGGCCTGCGGCCCGGCGACAAGGTCGCCGTCCAGGTGCCCAACGTCCCCGAGTTCGTGTACGCATACTTCGGCATTCTGCGGGCCGGTCTCACCATGGTCCCGCTGAACCCGTTGTTCACTGCGCGCGAGATGGCCTATCACCTGGACGACAGCGACACTCGGCTGCTGATCACCTCGGTGTTCTCCCTGGCGGGGGCCGTCGAGGGGGCGGCGGAAGCGGGCGTCTCCGACGTCGTTGTGGTCCCGCTCGGTCCGGAGCTCCCGGACGGCTCGGTGGCGTTCGACAGTCTTCTCGACGCCGATCCGTTCGACGACCTGCATCCGACATCGGCGGACGACACCGCGGTGCTGCTCTACACTTCCGGCACCACGGGTCGGCCCAAGGGCGCAGAGCTGACCCACTACCAGCTCTACATGAACTGCACGGTGGCCCCGGAACTGTTCGGCATGACGGCGTCGGACGTGTCGATCGGAGTGCTTCCGCTGTTCCACGTCTTCGGCCTGTCGAGTGTGCTGAACGCGACCACACGCTGGGGTGCGTCGGTCGCGCTGCTGCCGCGGTTCGACGCGACGGCTGTCCTCGACGAGATCGAGCGGCGACGGGCGACGGTTTTCGCCGGGGTGCCGACGATGTACGTGGCACTCGCCGAAGCGGATGCGACCGGACGCGACCTGTCGACACTGCGGGCGGCGGTGTCCGGTGGCGCGTCCATCCCCGGAGAGGTGATCAAAGCGGTCGAGGCGAAATTCACCGGGCTTGTCGTCCTCGAGGGCTACGGTCTGTCGGAGACGGCGAGCACCACGACGTTCAATGTCAGCGCCACCGAACGGAAGGTGCTCTCGATCGGCAAGCCCGTGTGGGGAGTCGAGATGAAGGTGATCGACGACGAGGGGAACTCGCTCCCCGCGGGTTCCGACAACGTCGGGCAGCTCCTGGTCCGCGGCCACAACATCATGAAGGGGTATTACAAGAGGCCGGATGCGACCGCCGACGCTCTGCGCAACGGATGGCTGCACACCGGTGATCTCGGATATCGCGACAACGAGGGCTACTACTTCGTCGTCGACAGGCTCAAGGACATGATCGTCCGCGGCGGGTACAACGTGTATCCCCGCGAGATCGAAGAGGTCCTGTACTCCCACCCCGACGTCGTCGAGGCCGCCGTGATCGGCGCACCCGACGACCGGCTAGGGGAGGAGGTGGTCGCCTACGTCGCCGTGCGCGACGGAGCAGACCTCTCCGAGGCCGACCTGATCGCCTTCTCGAAGGGCCAGCTGGCGGCCTACAAGTACCCGCGTTCGGTGGTGTTCGTGACCGAACTGCCCAAGGGGGCAACCGGCAAGATCTTGAAACGAGAACTGCGCACGTCGTGA